A genomic stretch from Camelus ferus isolate YT-003-E chromosome 17, BCGSAC_Cfer_1.0, whole genome shotgun sequence includes:
- the LOC102516775 gene encoding caspase-14 isoform X2, which yields MEGRPGSGWRSEPNGLQASPKIPQTTEELQRRLQETLDLLSPQELRNFCVILEKMGVEPRVSQLRLELEGRSASGLARLLAKHYCPPAAKRVLVKVLQQLPRADLLPRWQNAAADGRGIPRKIPKRSYDCVEDELDYYDLSGKRKAFLMCEMRNRPGAEQDVLLMEEWLDQCQFEHTLCINPDKMELLEKITSFRDGLNEIKDDIGCCLVTLMSHGEEGFIRMKDGGKVSLEGIFEMFNNKNCPALQEKPKIFIIQACRGERRDSGVETDDEPMDSDDGSKKRRLPTFSDYFIIYPTQADHVALRDPHTGSVMIRTMTDVFKQYGNKWHIADFFTKVNNRVVHQEFNLRREPVKVSLVMESTLTKFVYF from the exons ATGGAGGGAAGGCCGGGAAGCGGCTGGCGCTCGGAGCCCAACGGTTTGCAGGCGTCTCCCAAGATTCCGCAGACCACGGAGGAACTTCAGAGGCGCTTGCAGGAGACCCTGGACCTGCTGTCCCCGCAGGAGCTGCGCAACTTCTGCGTCATCCTCGAGAAGATGGGAGTGGAGCCGCGCGTGAGCCAGCTGCGGCTGGAGCTGGAGGGCCGCAGCGCGTCGGGGCTGGCCCGGCTGCTCGCCAAGCACTACTGCCCGCCGGCCGCCAAGCGCGTCCTGGTCAAGGTGCTGCAGCAGCTCCCCCGCGCCGACCTGCTGCCGCGCTGGCAGAACGCCGCCGCCGACGGCCGGG GGATTCCACGAAAGATTCCAAAGAGAAGCTATGACTGCGTGGAGGATGAATTG GACTATTATGACCTGAGTGGCAAGAGGAAGGCCTTCCTGATGTGTGAAATGAGGAACAGGCCAGGTGCTGAGCAGGACGTCCTACTGATGGAGGAGTGGCTTGACCAGTGCCAGTTTGAACATACATTGTGCATCAATCCCGACAAAATG GAATTACTTGAAAAAATAACCTCATTCCGTGATGGGctaaatgaaattaaagatgacatcGGCTGTTGCCTTGTTACTCTTATGTCCCATGGAGAAGAAGGCTTTATTAGAATGAAAGATGGTGGAAAAGTCAGCTTGGAAGgcatttttgaaatgtttaacaATAAAAATTGTCCAGCACTTCAAGAGAAACCAAAAATCTTTATAATCCAGGCCTGCAGAGGAG AGAGAAGAGACAGTGGTGTTGAAACGGATGATGAACCCATGGACTCTGACGACGGATCAAAGAAGAGGCGGCTGCCTACCTTCAGTGATTATTTCATCATCTATCCCACCCAGGCAG ATCATGTTGCTTTACGTGACCCCCACACCGGCTCTGTGATGATCAGAACAATGACTGATGTCTTTAAACAGTATGGAAATAAGTGGCACATCGCTGACTTCTTCACCAAG GTGAACAACAGAGTGGTTCACCAGGAATTTAATCTACGTCGTGAACCAGTAAAAGTGTCACTTGTAATGGAATCAACTTTAACTAAATTTGTATACTTTTGA
- the LOC102516775 gene encoding caspase-14 isoform X1 translates to MEGRPGSGWRSEPNGLQASPKIPQTTEELQRRLQETLDLLSPQELRNFCVILEKMGVEPRVSQLRLELEGRSASGLARLLAKHYCPPAAKRVLVKVLQQLPRADLLPRWQNAAADGRGIPRKIPKRSYDCVEDELDYYDLSGKRKAFLMCEMRNRPGAEQDVLLMEEWLDQCQFEHTLCINPDKMELLEKITSFRDGLNEIKDDIGCCLVTLMSHGEEGFIRMKDGGKVSLEGIFEMFNNKNCPALQEKPKIFIIQACRGERRDSGVETDDEPMDSDDGSKKRRLPTFSDYFIIYPTQAEGNFWSAGIILFLDHVALRDPHTGSVMIRTMTDVFKQYGNKWHIADFFTKVNNRVVHQEFNLRREPVKVSLVMESTLTKFVYF, encoded by the exons ATGGAGGGAAGGCCGGGAAGCGGCTGGCGCTCGGAGCCCAACGGTTTGCAGGCGTCTCCCAAGATTCCGCAGACCACGGAGGAACTTCAGAGGCGCTTGCAGGAGACCCTGGACCTGCTGTCCCCGCAGGAGCTGCGCAACTTCTGCGTCATCCTCGAGAAGATGGGAGTGGAGCCGCGCGTGAGCCAGCTGCGGCTGGAGCTGGAGGGCCGCAGCGCGTCGGGGCTGGCCCGGCTGCTCGCCAAGCACTACTGCCCGCCGGCCGCCAAGCGCGTCCTGGTCAAGGTGCTGCAGCAGCTCCCCCGCGCCGACCTGCTGCCGCGCTGGCAGAACGCCGCCGCCGACGGCCGGG GGATTCCACGAAAGATTCCAAAGAGAAGCTATGACTGCGTGGAGGATGAATTG GACTATTATGACCTGAGTGGCAAGAGGAAGGCCTTCCTGATGTGTGAAATGAGGAACAGGCCAGGTGCTGAGCAGGACGTCCTACTGATGGAGGAGTGGCTTGACCAGTGCCAGTTTGAACATACATTGTGCATCAATCCCGACAAAATG GAATTACTTGAAAAAATAACCTCATTCCGTGATGGGctaaatgaaattaaagatgacatcGGCTGTTGCCTTGTTACTCTTATGTCCCATGGAGAAGAAGGCTTTATTAGAATGAAAGATGGTGGAAAAGTCAGCTTGGAAGgcatttttgaaatgtttaacaATAAAAATTGTCCAGCACTTCAAGAGAAACCAAAAATCTTTATAATCCAGGCCTGCAGAGGAG AGAGAAGAGACAGTGGTGTTGAAACGGATGATGAACCCATGGACTCTGACGACGGATCAAAGAAGAGGCGGCTGCCTACCTTCAGTGATTATTTCATCATCTATCCCACCCAGGCAG aaGGAAACTTCTGGAGTGCTGGTATCATCTTGTTTCTTG ATCATGTTGCTTTACGTGACCCCCACACCGGCTCTGTGATGATCAGAACAATGACTGATGTCTTTAAACAGTATGGAAATAAGTGGCACATCGCTGACTTCTTCACCAAG GTGAACAACAGAGTGGTTCACCAGGAATTTAATCTACGTCGTGAACCAGTAAAAGTGTCACTTGTAATGGAATCAACTTTAACTAAATTTGTATACTTTTGA